A window from Streptomyces sp. NBC_00271 encodes these proteins:
- a CDS encoding class I adenylate-forming enzyme family protein, with protein sequence MRQQQPLLADRGFYLGPMFRRAADRHGAVFVTLDRPLDVRPGLGVDLSYPVLAEVVEELSGRLWQAGVRPSEEVVVHKTDNVDIVLLTCAVSRIGAVPVLLSPALTGPVVGRLLERLHTPWLITDRAKLAGPLADVDLSTLVRRTLSVDDAPGAEPLEKYAGSQTPSPVRLHPREPALITHSSGTTGLPKLAVHCANTMWNRLVPQKAMGWPTRGETAALHMSFVHSRFYHLLGVLLHFGSPLVLITDPDPARVGPLLSRHRPGIVETHPNTFVLWEELADAPGAPLSRVRSYGSTFDAIHPRTVRRLLDASKRRTPWLIQLYGQSETGPVAFQWFTRRSAARADGRRVGIGIPGFTRVRVTDESGGRARPGTPGRIEARTRGRILTYLGARERYLRQLDGDGWWQMGDMGYQGRLGGLYLIDREIDQIDSVHSNLEVEDALMDRLEELREVVIVPGADREPVPVVCVRGEEPLDPARWREATADLPPLAEPRQWRFEELPMTATWKVKRVEITRMLAEGART encoded by the coding sequence ATGCGACAGCAGCAGCCCCTGCTCGCCGACCGCGGTTTCTACCTGGGCCCGATGTTCCGGCGCGCGGCGGACCGCCACGGAGCCGTCTTCGTCACCCTGGACCGGCCGCTGGACGTCCGTCCCGGCCTCGGGGTCGACCTCAGCTATCCGGTGCTGGCCGAGGTGGTCGAGGAGCTCTCCGGACGGCTGTGGCAGGCCGGGGTCCGGCCCTCGGAGGAGGTGGTCGTCCACAAGACGGACAACGTCGACATCGTCCTGCTGACCTGTGCCGTCTCCCGTATCGGGGCCGTTCCCGTCCTCCTGTCGCCCGCGCTCACAGGCCCGGTGGTGGGCCGGCTTCTCGAACGGCTCCACACACCCTGGCTGATCACCGACAGAGCCAAGCTGGCAGGCCCGCTGGCGGACGTCGACCTCTCCACCCTCGTACGACGGACGCTCTCCGTGGACGACGCGCCCGGGGCCGAACCCCTGGAGAAGTACGCCGGGTCGCAGACGCCTTCTCCCGTCCGGCTGCATCCGCGCGAGCCCGCCCTGATCACCCACAGCTCGGGCACCACCGGCCTGCCCAAGCTCGCCGTGCACTGCGCGAACACCATGTGGAACCGGCTCGTCCCGCAGAAGGCGATGGGCTGGCCCACCCGCGGCGAGACCGCCGCGCTGCACATGTCGTTCGTGCACTCGCGCTTCTACCATCTGCTCGGCGTCCTGCTGCACTTCGGCAGCCCGCTCGTGCTCATCACCGACCCGGACCCCGCCAGGGTGGGACCGCTGCTGAGCCGGCACCGCCCCGGCATCGTCGAGACCCACCCCAACACCTTCGTGCTGTGGGAGGAGCTGGCCGACGCGCCCGGAGCGCCGCTGTCCCGGGTCCGCTCGTACGGCTCCACGTTCGACGCGATCCATCCGCGCACCGTACGGCGGCTGCTGGACGCCTCGAAGCGGCGCACGCCGTGGCTGATCCAGCTGTACGGGCAGAGCGAGACGGGTCCGGTGGCCTTCCAGTGGTTCACCCGGCGCAGCGCCGCCCGCGCGGACGGGCGCCGGGTCGGGATCGGGATCCCCGGCTTCACCCGGGTCCGGGTCACGGACGAATCCGGCGGGCGGGCCAGGCCCGGCACGCCCGGCCGCATCGAGGCCCGCACCCGGGGGCGGATCCTCACCTATCTCGGCGCCCGGGAGCGGTACCTGCGCCAGCTGGACGGCGACGGCTGGTGGCAGATGGGCGACATGGGATACCAGGGCCGGCTGGGCGGGCTGTATCTGATCGACCGTGAGATCGATCAGATCGACTCGGTGCACAGCAATCTCGAGGTCGAGGACGCCCTGATGGACCGGCTGGAGGAGCTGCGTGAGGTGGTCATCGTGCCCGGCGCGGACCGGGAACCGGTGCCGGTGGTGTGCGTACGGGGCGAAGAGCCGCTGGACCCGGCGCGCTGGCGGGAGGCCACGGCCGATCTGCCGCCCCTGGCCGAGCCCCGGCAGTGGCGCTTCGAGGAGCTGCCGATGACCGCGACCTGGAAGGTGAAGCGGGTGGAGATCACCCGCATGCTGGCCGAGGGCGCGCGCACGTGA
- a CDS encoding AMP-binding protein translates to MPTSTPTPRSPTGTHADADAPGNLATHLAALAERRGWGDRIAFHQGHRAWTHREVHELTGRAAGVLAAHGVGAGDRVLLALPDGITWVAAFLAAARLGAVAVLVNPELPPAEHAFMAEDAKAVLCVTGPGLEDRFTDRVRLGADQLMALTADAEPAAAHPVDAHTPLYVQYTSGTTGRPKGVVHCHGDPKTYHDLIGRRLLRITPDDVTLSVSKLYFAYGFGNAFVFPLFSGSSAVLVDRRPNPAAVDELVARHRVTLLYSVPSAYAALVADRGSGHATCFASVRAAVSAGEGLPEGLEKQVADLLGAPVLEQIGSTEAGHAFCANSFEHHHPGTVGRPVPGFEVELRDGAGVPVEDGAEGELWVRGPTLTPGYLNRPEETERTLVGGWLATHDRARREPDGSYRHLGRTDDLEMVGGITISPLEVEAVLRAHPAVKEVVVAAMTDWRGFSRLRAFVVPVSPLPPGLSGLSGPSGLEAELVGLAREHLAAFKVPRAISFVPSLPRTPTGKLRRHLVRQGAW, encoded by the coding sequence ATCCCCACCTCCACGCCGACTCCGCGGTCGCCGACCGGCACCCACGCCGACGCCGACGCCCCCGGCAACCTCGCCACCCATCTCGCCGCGCTCGCCGAGCGGCGCGGCTGGGGCGACCGGATCGCCTTCCACCAGGGTCACCGGGCCTGGACGCACCGCGAGGTGCACGAGCTCACGGGCCGCGCGGCCGGTGTGCTCGCCGCGCACGGCGTGGGCGCGGGCGACCGGGTGCTGCTCGCGCTGCCCGATGGGATCACCTGGGTGGCGGCCTTCCTCGCCGCCGCCCGGCTGGGCGCCGTCGCGGTCCTGGTCAACCCCGAACTGCCCCCGGCCGAGCACGCGTTCATGGCCGAGGACGCCAAGGCCGTGCTCTGCGTGACCGGGCCGGGCCTGGAGGACCGCTTCACCGACCGTGTGCGCCTCGGCGCCGATCAGCTGATGGCGCTCACCGCCGACGCCGAGCCGGCCGCCGCGCACCCGGTCGACGCGCACACCCCGCTCTACGTCCAGTACACCTCCGGCACCACGGGCCGGCCCAAGGGTGTCGTGCACTGTCACGGCGACCCGAAGACGTACCACGACCTCATCGGCCGGCGGCTGCTGCGGATCACCCCGGACGACGTCACCCTGTCGGTGTCGAAGCTGTACTTCGCGTACGGCTTCGGCAACGCCTTCGTCTTCCCGCTCTTCTCCGGCTCCTCCGCCGTCCTGGTGGACCGGCGTCCGAACCCGGCCGCCGTGGACGAGTTGGTCGCCCGGCACCGGGTCACCCTGCTCTACTCCGTGCCTTCCGCGTACGCCGCCCTCGTCGCCGACCGGGGCAGCGGCCACGCGACCTGCTTCGCCTCCGTACGCGCCGCCGTGTCGGCCGGGGAGGGCCTGCCCGAGGGGCTCGAGAAGCAGGTCGCCGATCTGCTGGGCGCGCCGGTCCTGGAGCAGATCGGCTCCACCGAGGCCGGTCACGCGTTCTGCGCCAACAGCTTCGAGCACCACCACCCGGGCACGGTCGGCCGCCCGGTCCCCGGCTTCGAGGTGGAGCTGCGCGACGGCGCCGGTGTGCCGGTGGAGGACGGCGCGGAGGGCGAACTCTGGGTACGCGGGCCGACGTTGACGCCCGGCTATCTGAACCGGCCCGAGGAGACGGAACGCACCCTGGTCGGCGGCTGGCTGGCCACCCACGACCGGGCGCGCCGGGAGCCGGACGGCAGCTACCGGCACCTGGGACGCACCGACGACCTGGAGATGGTCGGCGGGATCACCATCTCCCCGCTGGAGGTGGAGGCCGTGCTGCGGGCCCATCCGGCGGTGAAGGAGGTCGTGGTCGCGGCCATGACCGACTGGCGCGGCTTCAGCCGGCTGCGGGCCTTCGTCGTCCCCGTCTCGCCCCTGCCGCCCGGTCTCTCCGGACTGTCCGGGCCGTCCGGTCTCGAGGCCGAACTCGTGGGCCTGGCACGCGAGCACCTCGCCGCGTTCAAGGTCCCCAGAGCCATCAGCTTCGTCCCGTCCCTGCCCCGCACCCCGACCGGAAAACTCCGCCGCCACCTCGTCCGCCAGGGCGCCTGGTGA